A part of Lacinutrix sp. 5H-3-7-4 genomic DNA contains:
- a CDS encoding lmo0937 family membrane protein produces the protein MRSILWLVAVICIIMWLLGFLGVMPGLDGNSLIHILLVIAVIVILYNIISGRKPL, from the coding sequence ATGAGAAGTATACTTTGGCTTGTAGCCGTAATTTGTATTATAATGTGGCTTTTAGGCTTTTTAGGTGTAATGCCAGGATTAGATGGTAATAGTTTAATTCACATTTTATTAGTAATCGCAGTTATAGTAATTCTTTATAACATTATTTCAGGCAGAAAACCACTATAA
- the ggt gene encoding gamma-glutamyltransferase, giving the protein MKLQNTLIYLAVLTVFFSCKKEEPIRGLITKNAMVVSARTEASNIGKQILEQGGNAFDAMMATDLALAVAYPYAGNLGGGGFMVYRLNSGKIGAIDYREKAPLAATKNMYLDSIGNVIPHLSTRGAMAVGVPCTVAGVFEVHKKFGSLPITTIIKPVIELAKKGFVVTKKQEVRLAEKLKDFKITNKDSILFTKVWKKNDTIKQPHLAKTLTRIMNNGSDEFYKGQTAKILARFIQENGGIITKEDLANYKPVWREPITFNYDDLRIISMSPPSSGGVAMAQVLKSVEAFDLDKFGHNSVKTIQVLAEAERRAYADRSYYLGDPDFTNIPQDKLISDAYLKNRMASFSFKKATPSSEVSHGTIDIVESNETTHYSIIDQFGNAIAVTTTLNSGYGSKLYCQELGFFLNNEMDDFSSKPGIPNVYGLIGAEANAILPEKRMLSSMTPTIVEKDGKLLMSVGTPGGSTIITSVLQTILNVHEFKMSMKEAVEAPRFHHQWLPDEIRMEPNRFSNDTILALQQKGYTINEERSPVIGIVDGILVLPNGTLEGGADSRGDDAAAGF; this is encoded by the coding sequence ATGAAATTACAAAACACGCTAATTTATTTAGCAGTATTAACAGTCTTTTTCTCTTGTAAAAAAGAAGAACCAATACGTGGATTAATTACTAAAAATGCTATGGTTGTTTCTGCTAGAACAGAAGCTTCTAATATTGGCAAACAAATTTTAGAGCAAGGCGGAAACGCTTTTGATGCTATGATGGCTACAGATTTAGCTTTAGCAGTTGCTTATCCTTATGCCGGAAATCTTGGTGGTGGCGGTTTTATGGTTTATAGACTTAACAGTGGTAAAATTGGTGCCATAGATTATAGAGAAAAAGCGCCTTTAGCTGCAACAAAAAACATGTATTTAGATTCAATAGGCAACGTTATACCACATTTAAGTACTCGCGGTGCAATGGCTGTTGGTGTTCCATGTACTGTTGCTGGTGTTTTTGAGGTGCATAAAAAGTTTGGTTCTTTACCAATTACAACCATAATTAAACCTGTAATAGAATTAGCTAAAAAAGGATTTGTAGTTACAAAAAAACAAGAAGTTAGATTAGCCGAAAAATTAAAAGATTTTAAAATCACCAATAAAGATTCTATTCTTTTTACAAAAGTTTGGAAAAAAAACGACACCATAAAACAGCCACATTTAGCTAAAACCTTAACTCGTATTATGAATAATGGCAGCGATGAGTTTTATAAAGGACAAACAGCTAAAATATTAGCTAGATTTATTCAGGAAAATGGCGGTATAATAACCAAAGAAGATTTAGCTAATTACAAACCAGTATGGAGAGAACCAATTACTTTTAATTATGATGATTTACGTATAATTTCTATGTCTCCACCATCAAGCGGTGGTGTGGCAATGGCACAAGTTTTAAAATCTGTAGAAGCTTTTGATTTAGATAAATTTGGACACAACTCCGTAAAAACTATTCAAGTATTAGCAGAAGCAGAACGTCGTGCCTATGCCGATAGAAGTTACTATTTAGGTGATCCAGATTTTACTAACATACCACAAGATAAATTAATAAGTGATGCTTATTTAAAAAACAGAATGGCAAGTTTTTCATTTAAAAAAGCAACACCATCAAGTGAAGTTTCTCATGGCACTATAGATATTGTTGAAAGTAACGAAACCACGCACTACTCTATTATAGACCAATTTGGAAATGCTATTGCTGTAACCACAACTTTAAATTCTGGTTACGGTTCTAAACTATATTGCCAAGAATTAGGTTTCTTTTTAAATAACGAAATGGACGATTTCTCTAGCAAACCTGGCATACCAAATGTTTATGGTTTAATTGGCGCTGAAGCCAATGCCATTTTACCAGAAAAACGCATGTTAAGTTCTATGACACCAACTATTGTAGAAAAAGACGGTAAACTTTTAATGAGCGTTGGAACTCCTGGCGGATCTACAATTATAACATCAGTATTACAAACTATTTTAAATGTGCATGAATTTAAAATGAGTATGAAAGAAGCTGTTGAAGCACCACGTTTTCATCACCAATGGTTACCAGACGAAATTAGAATGGAACCAAACCGTTTTAGTAACGACACCATTTTAGCTTTACAACAAAAAGGGTACACCATAAATGAAGAACGCTCACCTGTTATTGGCATTGTTGATGGTATTTTAGTTTTGCCAAATGGTACGCTTGAAGGTGGCGCAGATTCTCGTGGTGACGATGCTGCCGCAGGATTTTAA
- a CDS encoding ACP phosphodiesterase → MNFLAHIYLSGNNKQITIGNFIADGIRGKKYLKYPKDIQTGILLHRQIDTFTDAHKTVRVSTKRLHKNYGHYSGVIVDILYDHFLAKNWSQYSNVPLAEYIEDFYTNLQDNFEILPSRIQKMMPYMISDNWLLSYASIEGIAKVLDGMNRRTQNRSQMNLAINELQEFYNDFEDEFTKFFDELIHFSAKKLKEIENR, encoded by the coding sequence ATGAATTTCCTAGCGCACATTTATCTTTCTGGTAACAATAAACAAATAACTATTGGTAATTTTATTGCTGATGGTATTCGAGGTAAAAAATATCTTAAATACCCAAAAGATATACAAACCGGTATTTTATTACATCGCCAGATTGATACGTTTACAGATGCACATAAAACAGTTAGAGTTAGCACAAAAAGGCTTCACAAAAATTACGGGCATTATTCTGGTGTAATTGTAGATATTTTATATGATCACTTCTTGGCTAAAAACTGGAGCCAATATTCTAATGTGCCTTTAGCAGAATATATTGAAGATTTCTACACTAATTTACAAGATAATTTTGAAATACTTCCTTCTAGAATTCAAAAAATGATGCCTTATATGATTTCAGACAACTGGCTTTTAAGCTATGCCTCAATAGAAGGCATTGCAAAAGTTTTAGATGGTATGAATCGTAGAACACAAAATCGTTCGCAAATGAATTTAGCCATAAACGAACTCCAAGAATTCTATAATGATTTTGAAGACGAGTTTACCAAATTTTTTGATGAACTCATCCACTTTTCTGCAAAAAAATTAAAAGAAATAGAAAACCGATAA
- the uvrA gene encoding excinuclease ABC subunit UvrA, translated as MTNYEENIEVQGARVHNLKNIDVTIPREKLVVITGLSGSGKSSLAFDTIYAEGQRRYIETFSAYARQFLGGLERPDVDKIDGLSPVIAIEQKTTSKSPRSTVGTITEIYDFLRLLYARASDAYSYNTGEKMVSYSDEQIKKLIIESYKGKRINILSPVIRSRKGHYRELFEQIAKQGFVKVRTDGEIKDLVKGMKLDRYKNHDIEIVIDRLKVDDNIANDKRLDETINTAMYHGDDVLMVIDQDTQEARYFSRNLMCPSSGISYPNPEPNNFSFNSPKGACPNCNGIGDLYQVNERKIVPDNTLSIKNGALAPHGPEKKSWIFKQLQLIAERFNFKLTDPYKDIPNEAKQIILYGGNDKFSVESKTLGITRDYNIDFEGVANFIENQYKTAESRSLKRWAKDYMDKIKCPVCEGSRLRKESLYFKVAEKNIAELANKDIVDLAEWFQDLEKHLSDKQIKIAEEIIKEIKARLQFLLDVGLNYLSLNRSSKSLSGGEAQRIRLATQIGSQLVGVLYILDEPSIGLHQRDNEKLINSLVSLRDIGNSVIVVEHDKDMIERADHVIDIGPRAGKHGGEIISEGTPKQLLKENTLTAAYLNGKKEIEVPKKRREGNGKFIELKGCTGNNLKNVSVKFPLGKMIGVTGVSGSGKSTLINETLYPILNAYYYNGVKKPMPYKSIKGLEHCDKVIDINQSPIGRTPRSNPATYTGTFSEIRSLFAKIPEAMIRGYKPGRFSFNVKGGRCETCKGGGLRVIEMNFLPDVYVECETCQGKRFNRETLEIRYKGKSISDVLNMTINEGVDFFENIPKIHKKLKTIKDVGLGYITLGQQSTTLSGGEAQRIKLATELSKRDTGNTFYILDEPTTGLHFEDIRVLMLVLNKLADKGNTVLIIEHNLDVIKTVDHIIDVGYEGGQGGGQIIVEGTPEKVAKHKKSYTARFLKKELN; from the coding sequence ATGACCAATTACGAAGAAAACATTGAGGTACAAGGTGCCAGAGTTCACAATTTAAAAAATATAGATGTTACCATACCAAGAGAAAAACTAGTTGTTATTACTGGTTTATCTGGTAGCGGAAAATCTTCTCTGGCGTTTGATACTATTTATGCTGAAGGACAACGGCGTTACATTGAAACTTTCTCTGCATATGCAAGACAATTTTTAGGTGGTTTAGAACGTCCAGATGTTGATAAAATTGATGGCTTATCTCCTGTAATTGCTATAGAACAAAAAACAACCAGTAAATCACCAAGATCTACTGTTGGCACTATTACAGAAATTTACGACTTTTTACGTTTACTTTATGCTCGTGCTAGTGATGCGTACAGTTATAATACTGGCGAGAAAATGGTAAGCTATAGCGACGAGCAAATAAAAAAGTTAATTATAGAAAGTTATAAAGGAAAAAGAATTAACATACTTTCTCCTGTTATACGTTCTAGAAAAGGACATTATCGTGAATTGTTCGAGCAAATTGCAAAACAAGGTTTTGTAAAAGTTAGAACCGATGGTGAAATTAAAGATTTAGTTAAAGGCATGAAGCTAGATCGTTATAAAAACCACGATATAGAAATTGTTATTGATAGACTTAAAGTTGATGATAATATTGCAAATGATAAACGATTAGATGAAACTATAAACACAGCCATGTATCATGGTGACGATGTTTTAATGGTTATAGATCAAGATACGCAAGAAGCTCGTTATTTTAGTAGAAATTTAATGTGCCCAAGTTCGGGAATATCATATCCAAATCCAGAGCCAAATAATTTTTCATTTAACTCACCAAAAGGTGCTTGCCCAAATTGTAACGGAATTGGTGATTTATATCAAGTAAATGAAAGAAAAATTGTTCCAGACAATACGCTTTCTATTAAAAACGGCGCATTAGCACCACACGGTCCAGAAAAGAAAAGCTGGATTTTTAAGCAACTACAACTTATTGCAGAGCGGTTTAATTTTAAATTAACAGACCCTTATAAAGATATACCAAACGAAGCAAAACAAATTATTTTATACGGTGGTAATGATAAGTTTTCTGTTGAAAGTAAAACGCTAGGTATAACCAGAGATTATAATATAGATTTTGAAGGTGTTGCAAATTTTATAGAAAACCAATACAAAACGGCAGAATCTCGATCTTTAAAACGTTGGGCAAAAGATTATATGGACAAGATTAAATGTCCCGTTTGCGAAGGCTCAAGACTTAGAAAAGAATCTCTTTATTTTAAAGTAGCCGAAAAAAACATTGCAGAATTAGCAAATAAAGACATTGTTGATTTAGCAGAATGGTTTCAAGATTTAGAAAAACATCTTAGCGATAAGCAAATTAAAATTGCTGAAGAAATAATTAAAGAAATAAAAGCCAGACTTCAGTTTTTACTGGATGTCGGTCTAAATTACCTATCCTTAAACCGAAGCTCTAAATCACTTTCTGGTGGCGAAGCACAACGTATTCGATTAGCAACACAAATTGGTTCGCAATTGGTTGGTGTTTTATATATTTTAGATGAACCAAGTATTGGTTTACACCAGCGTGATAACGAAAAACTAATAAACTCATTAGTTTCGCTTCGTGATATTGGAAACTCGGTAATTGTTGTTGAGCATGATAAAGATATGATTGAAAGAGCAGATCATGTTATAGACATTGGACCAAGAGCAGGAAAACATGGAGGAGAAATTATAAGCGAAGGCACACCAAAGCAATTATTAAAAGAAAACACACTTACTGCTGCATACCTAAATGGCAAAAAAGAAATTGAAGTTCCTAAAAAACGCCGTGAAGGCAATGGTAAGTTTATAGAGCTTAAAGGCTGTACCGGAAATAATTTAAAAAATGTTTCGGTTAAATTTCCTTTAGGAAAAATGATTGGAGTTACTGGCGTTTCTGGCAGCGGAAAATCTACACTTATTAACGAAACTTTATACCCTATTCTTAACGCCTACTATTATAACGGTGTAAAAAAACCCATGCCATACAAAAGTATTAAAGGTTTAGAGCATTGCGATAAAGTTATAGATATAAACCAATCTCCAATAGGTAGAACACCAAGAAGTAATCCTGCAACATACACAGGTACTTTTAGTGAAATAAGAAGTTTATTTGCTAAAATACCAGAAGCCATGATACGTGGTTACAAACCCGGCAGATTTAGCTTTAACGTAAAAGGCGGTCGTTGTGAAACTTGCAAAGGTGGCGGTTTACGTGTTATAGAAATGAATTTCCTTCCAGATGTTTATGTAGAATGTGAAACATGCCAAGGTAAACGTTTTAACCGTGAAACCTTAGAAATTAGATACAAAGGAAAAAGTATTAGCGATGTTTTAAACATGACAATTAATGAAGGTGTTGATTTTTTTGAAAACATACCAAAAATTCATAAAAAACTTAAAACCATAAAAGATGTTGGTTTAGGCTATATTACTTTAGGCCAACAGAGCACAACGCTTTCTGGTGGAGAAGCCCAACGCATTAAATTAGCCACAGAGTTAAGTAAAAGAGATACAGGAAACACGTTTTATATTTTAGATGAACCAACTACCGGACTACACTTTGAAGACATTAGAGTACTTATGCTAGTACTAAACAAATTAGCAGATAAAGGTAATACCGTTTTAATAATCGAGCATAATCTTGATGTAATTAAAACCGTAGACCATATTATAGATGTTGGTTACGAAGGTGGTCAAGGTGGCGGACAAATAATTGTTGAAGGTACTCCAGAAAAAGTTGCTAAACATAAAAAAAGTTATACTGCAAGATTTTTAAAAAAAGAGCTTAATTAA
- a CDS encoding metalloprotease translates to MKKNYILLSLCLIFSNLVISQNTIDIKANFDVSTKSIHINQTIKYLNTSNKVLDTIYLNDWSNSYSSKTTPLATRFAEEFKNTFHFAKDEDRGFTLISSIKDENQELYHSRLKQHPDVIKVALNKPLEPGNTYNITLNYTVQVQNDKFTRYGISDDNNFMLRYWYITPAIFNGKWQYYSNKDLNDAYIPKAEITIEANYDAAYTLISELNEIKSEENQGRKITTIHGKDRINTKFTLKQSNDFNTVETDYFAIQSNIDTENLPRTDVAIITDRVTKYITENIGEYPHEKLLLTWIDYKKEPIYGLNLLPDFIRPFQDTFQYEMKILKTALRNYLENVVLINPREDQWVIDGIQTYFLMKYVEENYPRVKLTGTLGNIWGIRAFHAADLKFNDQYNLAYLHMARTNLDQPLTMAKDSLLKYNKNIGNKYKAGSGLRYLNSYNNSKVAENAVKQFINEKSLKSTTGIDFYHYLKINSIKNIDWFYEDFLNTNTKIDYRIKNINKKGDSLVVTLLNKKENNVPISLFSIKNDTVVNKIWIKGFNGEKTITIPGADLDRLALNYDKIIPEVKDRNNWKAVNKLLDKPIQFRLFKDVEDPDYSQIFFMPEFAYNLYDGFSPGLKLYNKTVLSKDFLYKFSPKYGIKSNALVGSAYLSYINRKEDVRNFSTRYTVRVENYNYAKDLSYTTFTPSISFAFRDPKDLRKNKKQYLNFRYVSVDRDEDPTGEFEIEGEPKYGVFNANYTSINNNLKNFGSIATDLQLAKDFGKLSATLEFRKLTEKNRQYNVRAYIGTFLYNNTFQDTNFFSFALDRPTDYLFDYDYLGRTEDEGITSQQLILAEGGFKSQLKPAFANQWISTINTSTTIWQYIMAYGDVGFVKNHFSSPKFVYDSGIRLNLVQDYFELYLPVYSNKGWEIAQPEYDKSIRFIVTLSPNTLIKLFTRRWY, encoded by the coding sequence TTGAAAAAGAATTACATATTACTCTCTCTATGCCTTATTTTTAGTAATCTGGTTATTAGCCAAAATACTATTGACATTAAAGCAAACTTTGATGTTTCAACAAAAAGCATACATATTAATCAAACTATAAAGTATTTAAATACTTCTAACAAAGTATTAGACACTATATACTTAAACGATTGGAGTAATAGCTATTCATCTAAAACAACGCCTTTAGCAACACGTTTTGCCGAAGAATTTAAAAACACATTTCATTTTGCAAAAGATGAAGATCGTGGTTTTACACTAATATCTTCTATTAAAGACGAAAATCAAGAACTATATCACTCACGACTAAAACAGCATCCAGATGTTATAAAAGTCGCCTTAAATAAACCACTAGAGCCTGGAAATACTTATAACATCACACTAAATTATACCGTACAAGTGCAAAACGATAAGTTTACACGTTACGGTATAAGTGATGATAATAATTTTATGCTACGTTATTGGTACATTACACCAGCAATATTTAATGGAAAATGGCAATATTATAGTAACAAAGATTTAAATGATGCTTATATACCAAAAGCAGAAATTACAATTGAAGCTAATTACGATGCAGCTTACACATTAATTTCAGAGTTAAATGAAATAAAGTCTGAAGAAAATCAAGGTAGAAAAATAACTACAATACATGGTAAAGACCGCATAAATACAAAATTTACATTAAAACAAAGCAACGATTTTAATACCGTTGAAACAGATTATTTTGCGATACAGTCAAATATAGATACAGAAAATTTACCAAGAACAGATGTTGCAATTATAACAGATAGAGTTACAAAATATATTACTGAAAATATTGGCGAATACCCTCATGAAAAACTACTCTTAACCTGGATAGATTATAAAAAAGAACCAATTTATGGTTTAAATTTATTACCAGATTTTATTCGTCCGTTTCAAGATACATTTCAATACGAAATGAAAATATTAAAAACAGCGTTAAGAAATTACCTTGAAAATGTTGTTTTAATAAACCCAAGAGAAGACCAATGGGTAATAGATGGTATTCAAACCTATTTTTTAATGAAATATGTTGAAGAAAACTATCCTCGGGTAAAGCTTACTGGAACATTAGGCAATATATGGGGCATTAGAGCATTTCATGCAGCAGATTTAAAATTTAATGACCAATATAATCTTGCCTATTTACATATGGCAAGAACAAATCTAGACCAGCCACTAACAATGGCTAAAGACTCTTTATTAAAATACAATAAAAATATTGGTAATAAATATAAAGCAGGATCAGGATTAAGATATTTAAACAGCTATAACAATAGTAAAGTAGCAGAAAATGCAGTAAAACAATTTATAAACGAAAAAAGCTTAAAATCTACAACAGGAATAGATTTCTACCACTATTTAAAAATCAATAGCATTAAAAATATAGATTGGTTTTATGAGGATTTTTTAAACACAAATACTAAAATAGATTACCGTATAAAAAATATAAATAAAAAAGGAGATTCGTTAGTTGTAACATTACTTAATAAAAAAGAAAACAACGTACCAATTTCTTTATTCTCAATTAAAAATGATACAGTTGTAAATAAAATCTGGATTAAAGGTTTTAATGGCGAAAAAACAATTACTATTCCGGGAGCAGATTTAGATAGACTAGCTTTAAACTACGACAAAATTATTCCAGAAGTTAAAGATAGAAATAACTGGAAAGCTGTAAACAAATTATTAGATAAACCAATTCAGTTTAGACTATTTAAAGATGTTGAAGATCCCGATTATAGCCAAATATTTTTTATGCCAGAGTTTGCATATAATCTGTACGATGGTTTTTCGCCAGGACTTAAACTCTATAACAAAACAGTACTTTCAAAAGATTTTCTTTATAAATTTAGTCCTAAATATGGTATAAAAAGTAATGCTTTAGTTGGAAGCGCATATTTAAGTTATATAAACAGAAAAGAGGACGTTAGAAACTTTAGCACAAGATACACAGTACGAGTTGAAAACTATAACTACGCAAAAGACCTATCTTATACAACATTTACACCATCAATTTCATTTGCTTTTAGAGACCCTAAAGATTTAAGAAAAAACAAAAAGCAATATTTAAATTTCAGGTATGTAAGTGTCGATCGCGACGAAGATCCAACAGGAGAATTTGAAATTGAAGGCGAACCAAAATATGGCGTTTTTAATGCTAATTACACTTCAATAAATAATAATTTAAAAAACTTTGGCTCAATAGCAACAGACCTTCAATTAGCTAAAGACTTTGGAAAACTTTCTGCTACTTTAGAATTTAGAAAGTTAACCGAAAAAAATAGACAGTACAATGTAAGAGCATATATTGGTACGTTTTTATACAACAACACATTTCAAGACACCAACTTCTTTAGTTTTGCACTAGATAGACCAACAGACTATTTGTTTGATTATGATTATTTGGGTAGAACCGAAGATGAAGGCATAACCAGCCAACAACTAATTCTTGCCGAAGGTGGTTTTAAATCTCAATTAAAACCTGCTTTTGCAAACCAATGGATTTCAACTATAAATACAAGTACAACTATTTGGCAATACATTATGGCTTATGGCGATGTAGGTTTTGTAAAAAACCATTTTAGCAGTCCAAAATTTGTTTATGATTCAGGCATTCGCTTAAACCTTGTTCAGGATTATTTTGAATTATATTTACCTGTTTACTCCAATAAAGGTTGGGAGATTGCACAGCCAGAATACGATAAAAGCATTCGTTTTATTGTAACATTATCCCCAAATACATTAATAAAATTATTTACTAGACGCTGGTATTAA
- the glmM gene encoding phosphoglucosamine mutase yields MTLIKSISGIRGTIGGNVGDNLTPIDAVKFASAYGIWLKSQRDKKDYRVVVGRDARISGEMIQNLVMNTLVGLGIHVIDLGLSTTPTVEIAVPMEHADGGIILTASHNPKQWNALKLLNAKGEFLDAVEGAKILDIAESDAMAFVDVDNLGKITKNQAYIDLHIDEVLELEYVDKSAIEAANFKVVVDGVNSTGGIAIPLLLERLGVEAVKLYCEPNGHFPHNPEPLKEHLTDLSAEVQKHNADFGIVVDPDVDRLAFMDENGDMFGEEYTLVACADHVLSKNPGNTVSNMSSTRALRDVTEKHGGTYEASAVGEVNVVALMKKNNAVIGGEGNGGIIYPASHYGRDALVGVALFLTLLAEKKMSVSALRKTYTSYFMSKKKIALTPQIDVDAILMQMAAKYKDENLNTVDGVKIDFADNWVHLRKSNTEPIIRIYTEALSQEKADELADKIIAEIKQIANI; encoded by the coding sequence ATGACACTAATAAAATCTATTTCAGGAATTCGAGGTACAATAGGCGGAAACGTTGGCGATAACCTTACACCAATTGATGCTGTAAAGTTTGCATCTGCTTACGGTATATGGTTAAAATCACAACGTGATAAAAAAGATTATCGTGTGGTTGTTGGGCGTGATGCAAGAATATCTGGAGAAATGATACAGAATTTAGTAATGAATACTCTGGTAGGATTGGGTATTCATGTTATAGATTTAGGTTTGTCTACTACGCCAACAGTTGAAATTGCAGTACCTATGGAACATGCTGATGGAGGTATAATTTTAACTGCAAGTCATAACCCAAAACAATGGAATGCATTAAAATTATTAAATGCAAAAGGAGAATTTTTAGATGCAGTAGAAGGTGCAAAAATTCTAGATATCGCAGAAAGCGATGCCATGGCGTTTGTAGATGTAGATAATTTAGGAAAAATAACTAAAAATCAAGCTTATATAGATTTGCATATAGATGAGGTTTTAGAACTAGAATATGTAGATAAAAGTGCTATTGAAGCAGCTAATTTTAAAGTTGTTGTAGATGGAGTTAATTCAACAGGAGGTATTGCAATACCTTTGCTTTTAGAACGTTTAGGTGTAGAAGCAGTAAAATTATATTGTGAACCTAACGGACATTTTCCTCATAATCCAGAACCGCTTAAAGAACATTTAACAGATTTATCTGCAGAGGTACAAAAACATAATGCAGATTTTGGAATTGTAGTAGATCCAGATGTAGACAGATTAGCATTTATGGACGAAAACGGAGATATGTTTGGCGAAGAATACACTTTAGTAGCTTGTGCAGATCATGTTTTAAGTAAAAATCCAGGAAATACAGTAAGTAACATGAGCTCAACTCGAGCACTAAGAGATGTTACAGAAAAACATGGCGGAACGTATGAAGCTAGTGCAGTTGGAGAAGTAAATGTAGTAGCTTTAATGAAAAAAAATAATGCTGTAATTGGTGGTGAAGGAAATGGAGGAATTATTTATCCAGCATCTCATTATGGCCGTGATGCACTGGTTGGTGTCGCTTTATTTTTAACACTTTTAGCCGAAAAGAAAATGAGTGTTAGTGCGTTACGCAAAACTTATACAAGTTATTTTATGAGTAAAAAGAAAATTGCATTAACGCCACAAATAGATGTTGATGCGATTTTAATGCAAATGGCGGCAAAATATAAAGATGAAAATTTAAACACTGTTGATGGTGTGAAAATTGATTTTGCAGATAATTGGGTACACTTACGTAAAAGCAACACCGAGCCTATTATTAGAATTTATACTGAAGCATTATCACAAGAAAAAGCAGATGAATTAGCAGATAAGATTATTGCAGAAATTAAGCAAATAGCTAATATTTAG
- a CDS encoding TIGR00730 family Rossman fold protein, protein MRKEQHHKGWNENKTNDSWAIFKIMGEFVNGFEKMSQIGPCVSIFGSARTKPDHKYYKLAENVAKRICEAGYGVITGGGPGIMEAGNKGAHLAGGTSVGLNIELPFEQHDNPYIDNDKSLDFDYFFVRKVMFVKYSQGFVVMPGGFGTLDELFEAITLIQTNKIEKFPIILVGTDFWSGLIDWVKETVLDKFTNVSPGDLDLIHLVDTEEEVVTILDAFYKEYNLSPNF, encoded by the coding sequence ATGAGAAAAGAACAACATCACAAAGGTTGGAATGAAAATAAAACAAACGATTCTTGGGCAATCTTCAAAATTATGGGAGAGTTTGTTAACGGGTTTGAAAAAATGAGTCAAATTGGACCTTGTGTTTCAATTTTTGGTTCAGCAAGAACAAAACCAGATCATAAATATTATAAACTAGCTGAAAACGTAGCAAAACGTATTTGCGAAGCAGGTTATGGTGTAATTACTGGTGGTGGACCAGGTATTATGGAAGCAGGTAACAAAGGTGCACATTTAGCAGGAGGAACATCTGTTGGATTAAACATAGAATTACCTTTCGAGCAACATGACAATCCATATATTGATAATGATAAAAGTCTGGATTTCGATTATTTCTTTGTTCGTAAAGTAATGTTTGTAAAATACTCTCAAGGTTTTGTTGTTATGCCAGGTGGTTTTGGTACACTAGACGAGCTTTTTGAAGCCATTACACTTATACAAACAAACAAAATCGAAAAATTCCCAATCATACTTGTTGGTACAGACTTTTGGTCTGGATTAATTGATTGGGTTAAAGAAACTGTTTTAGATAAATTTACTAACGTAAGTCCTGGAGATTTAGATTTAATTCACCTTGTAGATACAGAAGAAGAAGTAGTAACTATTTTAGACGCTTTCTATAAAGAATACAACTTAAGTCCAAACTTCTAA